A single region of the Thioalkalivibrio nitratireducens DSM 14787 genome encodes:
- a CDS encoding DUF4197 domain-containing protein → MNVRYRLAGAIALTCALGALPSLALAQAPWADRLKGTLPVVPPVSEPATDEAAPSVPVGVEHETLAAGLKEALAIGSQRAVETASKTDGYLGNPAIRIPMPGLLGDASSMLRGIGLGRQVDAFEKSMNRAAEKAAPKAAGILVDAVREMTIDDARSILVGSPDGATRFLRRRAGDPIADEFRPIIAESMQEQGVTAAFTALSEQAKQRLPALETADALDLPDYVTRKSVDGLFVLLAEEEKKIRADPAARTTDLLREVFGGSD, encoded by the coding sequence ATGAACGTTCGATACCGATTGGCCGGCGCCATCGCCCTGACCTGCGCGTTGGGCGCCCTTCCCTCCCTCGCCCTGGCACAGGCGCCCTGGGCGGACCGCCTGAAGGGCACCCTTCCCGTCGTGCCGCCGGTCTCCGAACCCGCGACCGACGAGGCGGCACCCTCGGTGCCCGTCGGGGTGGAACACGAGACGCTCGCTGCCGGCCTGAAGGAGGCGCTGGCGATCGGCAGTCAACGGGCGGTCGAGACCGCATCCAAGACCGACGGATACCTCGGCAACCCGGCCATCCGGATCCCGATGCCCGGTCTCCTCGGAGATGCCAGCAGCATGTTGCGCGGCATCGGGCTGGGCCGGCAGGTGGACGCCTTCGAGAAGAGCATGAACCGCGCTGCCGAGAAAGCGGCCCCAAAGGCGGCCGGGATTCTCGTCGACGCCGTGCGCGAGATGACCATCGACGATGCCCGCTCGATCCTCGTCGGCTCTCCGGATGGCGCGACCCGATTCCTGCGCCGGCGCGCAGGCGACCCGATCGCCGATGAATTCCGCCCGATCATTGCCGAATCGATGCAGGAACAGGGCGTCACCGCCGCATTCACCGCGTTATCGGAACAGGCGAAGCAGCGGCTGCCAGCGCTCGAGACCGCCGATGCGCTGGACCTGCCGGACTACGTCACCCGCAAGTCGGTAGACGGCCTGTTCGTGCTGCTGGCCGAGGAAGAGAAGAAGATCCGCGCAGATCCTGCCGCACGCACCACCGACCTGCTGCGCGAGGTCTTCGGCGGCTCCGACTGA
- a CDS encoding polysaccharide biosynthesis protein: MGFHILPLVLNRWAAFLHDLAWVPLALLLAFMVRLDFQFFGGDFLGMFLLLLALSLPVQAVAYMYFGLYRGIWRFASVPDLMRILRAVWVGAATTILLLFLLRRVGDVPRAVLLVYPVFLTMGLTAPRLFYRWFKDHFQPKGSRRRALIVGAGWSGDLLVRELIKSREYLPVGFLDDDPRKLGRDLHGVPVLGSVGELDRLLRELDVEMVLIAMPTADARLMRRIVDVAAHEGVACVTLPSLRELADGRVEVSRLREVEIDDLLGREVITLDDAGLHAFLEGKRVLVTGAGGSIGSELCRQVAQYGPERVVMLDHAEYGLYSIERDMQRLPSPVDFTPVLGDVTDAVRMREVFASFRPDIVLHAAAYKHVPLLEDNAVEGVKVNVLGTRMVADLAATHGCEKFVLVSTDKAVRPTNVMGASKRVAELYCQSVGEADGTAFMVTRFGNVMGSAGSVVPLFRRQIAEGGPVTVTHPDITRYFMTIPEAVSLILQAASMGAAGEVFVLDMGKPIRIRDLAEEMIRLSGHEPGRDIDVAFIGLRPGEKLHEELFHEHENPVGTSHPKILRAEARKVSAQWLVPRLGSLQRACAGHDEPRVQGLLKELVPEFRPAQPAAVPTPEFRPAEPATVALKVVGGTERSH; encoded by the coding sequence TTGGGCTTTCACATCTTGCCGTTGGTGCTGAACCGATGGGCCGCGTTCCTGCACGATCTGGCATGGGTGCCACTGGCGCTGCTGCTGGCCTTCATGGTGCGCCTGGATTTCCAGTTCTTCGGTGGCGATTTCCTGGGCATGTTCTTGCTGCTGCTCGCGTTGAGCCTTCCGGTGCAGGCGGTGGCCTATATGTATTTCGGTTTGTACCGGGGGATCTGGCGGTTCGCGTCGGTGCCCGACCTGATGCGAATCCTGCGCGCCGTCTGGGTGGGGGCGGCGACGACGATCCTGCTGCTGTTCCTGCTGCGCCGAGTCGGGGACGTGCCGAGAGCGGTGCTACTGGTGTATCCGGTGTTCCTGACGATGGGTTTGACCGCGCCGCGGCTGTTCTACCGCTGGTTCAAGGATCATTTCCAGCCGAAGGGTAGCCGGCGCCGCGCCTTGATCGTGGGGGCGGGCTGGTCTGGCGATCTGCTGGTGCGTGAGTTGATCAAGTCGCGGGAGTACCTTCCCGTCGGGTTTCTGGACGACGATCCCCGCAAGCTCGGCCGTGATCTCCACGGAGTGCCGGTGCTCGGTTCGGTGGGGGAACTCGACCGCCTGCTGCGCGAGCTCGATGTCGAGATGGTGCTGATTGCGATGCCCACGGCCGACGCTCGGCTGATGCGCCGCATCGTGGACGTGGCGGCGCACGAGGGCGTGGCCTGTGTGACGCTGCCGTCGCTGCGCGAACTCGCGGACGGACGGGTCGAGGTTTCGCGCCTGCGCGAGGTCGAGATCGACGACCTGCTCGGTCGGGAGGTCATTACGCTGGACGACGCCGGGCTGCACGCTTTCCTGGAAGGGAAGCGGGTGCTGGTGACCGGCGCCGGGGGGTCGATCGGGTCCGAGCTGTGCCGCCAGGTGGCGCAGTACGGGCCCGAGCGCGTTGTCATGCTCGATCACGCCGAGTACGGGCTGTACTCGATCGAACGGGACATGCAGCGCCTGCCTTCGCCGGTCGATTTCACACCGGTGCTGGGGGATGTCACCGACGCAGTGCGGATGCGGGAGGTCTTTGCGTCGTTCCGGCCCGATATCGTGCTGCACGCCGCAGCGTACAAGCACGTGCCGCTGCTCGAGGACAACGCGGTCGAGGGCGTGAAGGTCAACGTGCTGGGCACGCGCATGGTGGCGGATCTCGCGGCGACGCACGGTTGCGAGAAGTTCGTGCTCGTGTCCACTGACAAGGCGGTGCGCCCGACCAACGTGATGGGTGCGAGCAAGCGCGTCGCGGAGCTCTATTGCCAGAGCGTGGGCGAAGCGGACGGCACTGCGTTTATGGTCACACGCTTCGGCAACGTGATGGGATCCGCCGGGTCAGTGGTACCCCTGTTCCGCCGGCAGATCGCGGAGGGCGGGCCGGTCACGGTCACGCACCCGGACATCACCCGCTATTTCATGACCATTCCGGAAGCGGTCAGCCTGATCCTGCAGGCGGCTTCGATGGGCGCCGCCGGCGAGGTGTTCGTGCTGGATATGGGGAAGCCGATACGAATCCGGGATCTGGCCGAAGAGATGATCCGGTTGTCCGGGCACGAGCCGGGGCGCGACATCGACGTGGCCTTCATCGGATTGCGGCCCGGCGAGAAGCTGCACGAGGAGCTGTTCCATGAACACGAGAACCCGGTGGGTACCTCGCACCCGAAGATCCTGCGGGCCGAGGCGCGCAAGGTCAGCGCACAATGGCTGGTACCCCGGCTCGGCTCGCTACAGCGGGCCTGCGCCGGACACGATGAGCCGAGGGTGCAGGGGCTGCTGAAGGAGCTCGTTCCGGAGTTCCGGCCGGCACAGCCGGCCGCTGTGCCGACGCCGGAGTTTCGGCCGGCTGAGCCCGCCACGGTCGCATTGAAGGTGGTCGGGGGAACCGAGAGATCGCACTGA
- a CDS encoding MraY family glycosyltransferase — MEGLLAVALSLGLSAGGTAYLASPGARLQWMDHPNERSLHQCPVPRTGGLAILGGLLAGWAVLAAFRVLPAWLGWIAAAAALVAFASLLDDRRGVGVGPRLAAHGLAALVLLFAGLFPESLTFPGWIWIPAGWALAILGTLFVVWMVNLYNFMDGMDGFAGGMAAIGFGFMAWLGWNAGADGFALASLCVALAAAGFLWFNFPPARIFMGDTGASTLGLLAAALMLWAERDGIFPLWTGVLIFSPFIVDATVTLAARAVSGERVWQPHRQHAYQRLVRSGWTHRRTVLAEYLLMAAAGLSALALLDAKAGVQAGALLVWTGVYGIILFWVWRRDWRGWG, encoded by the coding sequence ATGGAAGGCTTGCTAGCCGTTGCGCTCAGTCTCGGACTCTCGGCCGGGGGCACCGCCTACCTGGCGAGCCCCGGCGCGCGGCTGCAGTGGATGGATCATCCCAACGAGCGCTCGCTGCACCAGTGTCCGGTGCCGCGCACGGGGGGGCTGGCGATATTGGGCGGGCTCCTGGCCGGTTGGGCGGTACTGGCCGCGTTCCGGGTTCTGCCGGCATGGCTGGGTTGGATCGCCGCGGCAGCGGCCCTGGTGGCGTTCGCCTCGCTGCTCGACGACCGGCGCGGCGTCGGGGTCGGGCCGCGGCTGGCGGCCCACGGGCTTGCGGCCCTCGTACTGCTGTTCGCGGGATTGTTCCCGGAGTCCCTGACCTTTCCGGGCTGGATCTGGATCCCGGCGGGCTGGGCGCTGGCGATTCTGGGCACTTTGTTCGTGGTCTGGATGGTCAATCTCTACAATTTCATGGACGGGATGGACGGTTTCGCCGGGGGCATGGCCGCGATCGGCTTCGGCTTCATGGCCTGGCTCGGTTGGAACGCGGGCGCCGATGGGTTCGCGCTGGCCAGCCTTTGCGTGGCCCTCGCGGCCGCCGGCTTCCTCTGGTTCAATTTTCCGCCGGCGCGGATCTTCATGGGCGATACCGGGGCCTCCACGCTGGGCCTGTTGGCTGCGGCCCTGATGCTGTGGGCGGAGCGCGACGGGATCTTCCCGCTGTGGACCGGAGTGCTGATCTTTTCGCCGTTCATCGTCGACGCCACGGTGACCCTCGCGGCGCGGGCCGTGTCGGGCGAGCGCGTATGGCAGCCGCACCGCCAGCATGCGTACCAGCGGCTGGTGCGCTCGGGCTGGACGCATCGGCGTACCGTGCTGGCCGAGTACCTGCTGATGGCCGCCGCGGGCCTTTCGGCCCTGGCGCTACTGGACGCGAAGGCAGGTGTCCAGGCGGGCGCTTTACTCGTCTGGACAGGGGTTTATGGCATAATTCTATTTTGGGTATGGCGCCGTGACTGGCGCGGGTGGGGGTAG
- a CDS encoding glycosyltransferase family 2 protein, with protein MSAPRIGVVIVHWNSPELLDTCLSHLAAQTLQPARTVVVDNASRDFDAAARRRAFPGVTFVMLDENLGFAGGANRGARELGDCDWLAFLNPDAFPETGWLEALAAAALAHPGAASFASCMLKVTPADRFDGTGDVYHLSGRVWRRAEGCSVDPADAGDGEVFSACAGAGMYRRDAFESTGGFDEHFFCYLEDVDLGFRLRLAGFRCVYAPAARVRHIGSAVTGRHSDFSIYHGHRNLVWTFVRNMPAILFWPLLPGHLLLNLATIVLFTVRGRAAVIGRAKRDALRALPRVWRERGRIQRQRRTGSAAIWQALDKGRPWPRCRPGPTGKR; from the coding sequence ATGAGTGCGCCGCGCATCGGTGTGGTGATCGTGCACTGGAACTCCCCGGAGCTCCTGGATACCTGCCTGAGCCATCTCGCCGCACAGACCCTCCAGCCCGCCCGAACCGTCGTGGTCGACAATGCCAGCAGGGATTTCGACGCTGCCGCGCGGCGCCGGGCCTTTCCCGGGGTCACCTTCGTTATGCTCGACGAGAACCTGGGCTTCGCGGGAGGTGCGAACCGCGGCGCCCGGGAACTCGGCGACTGCGACTGGCTGGCCTTTCTGAACCCCGATGCGTTCCCAGAAACCGGCTGGCTCGAGGCCCTGGCAGCGGCGGCCCTGGCGCACCCCGGTGCAGCCTCTTTCGCCAGCTGCATGCTGAAAGTGACGCCCGCCGACCGATTCGACGGCACCGGCGACGTCTACCACCTGAGCGGGCGCGTCTGGCGCCGTGCCGAGGGCTGTTCGGTGGACCCGGCCGACGCCGGCGACGGCGAAGTTTTTTCGGCCTGCGCCGGGGCCGGGATGTATCGCAGGGACGCGTTCGAGTCCACAGGCGGATTCGACGAGCACTTTTTCTGCTACCTCGAGGATGTCGACCTCGGGTTTCGGCTGCGCCTGGCCGGCTTCCGCTGCGTATACGCCCCGGCCGCCCGCGTGCGCCATATCGGTTCGGCGGTCACCGGGCGGCACTCGGATTTCTCCATCTATCACGGCCACCGTAACCTGGTCTGGACCTTCGTCCGCAACATGCCCGCGATCCTGTTCTGGCCGCTGCTTCCCGGACACCTGCTGCTGAACCTGGCAACCATCGTGCTGTTCACCGTGCGCGGTCGCGCAGCGGTGATCGGGCGCGCCAAGCGCGATGCGCTGCGCGCTCTGCCGCGGGTCTGGCGGGAGCGCGGCCGCATCCAGCGCCAGCGCCGAACCGGCAGCGCTGCCATCTGGCAGGCGCTCGACAAGGGGCGGCCCTGGCCGCGCTGCCGCCCTGGCCCCACCGGGAAACGCTAG
- a CDS encoding NAD-dependent epimerase/dehydratase family protein codes for MNTVLVTGAGGVVGHFLLPRLARAGLRVHALSRSPRSGQHVVWHRGDLSTAGWHRSLPRIDTAFHLAPVWLLPPMLPELERLGVRRLVAFSSTSRHTKADSRSAAERALARRLADAEFRIAREARFVEWTVLRPTLIYGAGLDHNVSGVARFIRRFGFFPVAGRAGGLRQPVHADDLARACIAILEPRPTGGRLIDLGGGEVLTYREMVRRVFDALGRRTRIVPVPPGMLRAAVATTARFGMSGHLDPALVDRMAQDMVFDLAPAKSLFGYAPRDFHPSAPDLGVDA; via the coding sequence GTGAACACGGTGCTGGTGACCGGGGCCGGCGGCGTGGTCGGGCACTTTCTGCTGCCGCGGCTGGCGCGGGCGGGCCTGCGAGTTCACGCGTTGAGCCGTTCGCCACGATCCGGTCAGCACGTGGTCTGGCACCGGGGCGATCTGAGTACCGCCGGCTGGCACCGGAGCCTGCCGCGCATCGATACCGCGTTTCACCTCGCGCCGGTGTGGCTGCTGCCGCCGATGCTGCCCGAGCTCGAGCGGCTGGGTGTGCGGCGCCTGGTGGCCTTCAGTTCGACCAGCCGGCACACCAAGGCGGATTCGCGCAGCGCAGCCGAGCGGGCCCTGGCTCGCCGGCTTGCGGACGCTGAGTTCCGGATCGCGCGCGAGGCCCGGTTTGTCGAGTGGACCGTACTGCGGCCGACGCTGATCTACGGCGCTGGTCTCGATCACAACGTCTCCGGCGTCGCGCGTTTCATCCGCCGCTTCGGGTTTTTCCCGGTCGCCGGCCGGGCCGGCGGGCTGCGCCAGCCGGTGCACGCGGACGACCTCGCGCGCGCCTGCATCGCGATACTGGAGCCCCGGCCTACCGGCGGGCGGCTGATCGACCTGGGCGGCGGCGAGGTGCTGACCTACCGGGAGATGGTGCGGCGTGTGTTCGACGCACTGGGCCGGCGGACCCGGATCGTTCCGGTGCCGCCGGGCATGCTTCGGGCTGCGGTGGCAACTACGGCCCGGTTCGGTATGAGCGGCCATCTCGATCCGGCACTGGTCGACCGCATGGCGCAGGACATGGTCTTCGACCTTGCGCCCGCGAAGTCGCTGTTCGGGTACGCACCGCGGGATTTCCATCCCTCGGCGCCGGACCTCGGAGTCGACGCCTGA
- a CDS encoding glycosyltransferase family 2 protein encodes MDRSDARGPQRGLVPQVSVIVVSFNSGPLLAECVHAVWASTVAVEVLVSDNGSVDGSVDDLIATAEAGTALRVRRNGRNLGFAGAANAALPQARAPWLLFLNPDCLVRSDTLERMLEVVSKCPEVGIAGCLIRNPDGSEQAGCRRREPTPWRSLARVLHLNRWRPDDPRFRDFNMVAEPLPLEPVPVDAISGAFMLVRHTALAAVGPLDPGYFLHCEDLDWCRRFRDAGYTVLFVPGVDVLHHKGVSSRGRAVRVELHKHRGMLRYYRKFFRERYPRPLMWLVQSMVWARFGVLAVVLGLRRRRT; translated from the coding sequence GTGGACCGAAGTGACGCACGCGGACCGCAGCGTGGTTTGGTGCCGCAGGTCTCGGTGATCGTGGTGAGTTTCAACAGCGGGCCCCTGCTCGCTGAATGCGTGCATGCGGTGTGGGCATCGACCGTCGCGGTCGAGGTGCTGGTTTCGGACAACGGATCCGTGGACGGCAGCGTCGACGACTTGATCGCCACCGCGGAGGCGGGTACGGCGTTGCGCGTACGGCGCAATGGCCGGAATCTCGGCTTCGCCGGCGCCGCCAACGCCGCGCTGCCGCAGGCCCGCGCGCCCTGGCTGCTGTTCCTGAATCCCGATTGCCTGGTGCGCTCCGACACGCTCGAGCGCATGCTGGAGGTGGTTTCGAAATGCCCCGAGGTGGGGATCGCGGGCTGTCTGATCCGGAACCCGGACGGCAGCGAACAGGCCGGATGCCGGCGGCGCGAGCCGACCCCGTGGCGCAGTCTCGCGCGGGTGCTGCACCTGAACCGGTGGCGCCCGGACGATCCCCGTTTCCGTGATTTCAATATGGTGGCGGAGCCGCTCCCGCTCGAACCGGTCCCGGTAGACGCGATCTCCGGGGCCTTCATGCTGGTTCGCCATACGGCGCTGGCGGCGGTCGGGCCGTTGGATCCCGGCTATTTTCTGCATTGCGAGGATCTGGACTGGTGCCGCCGTTTCCGGGATGCCGGCTATACCGTGCTGTTCGTTCCCGGGGTCGACGTGCTGCACCACAAGGGCGTGAGCAGCCGGGGACGTGCGGTACGCGTCGAGCTGCACAAACACCGCGGGATGCTGCGCTATTACCGCAAGTTCTTTCGCGAACGCTACCCGCGGCCGCTGATGTGGCTGGTGCAGTCGATGGTCTGGGCGCGCTTCGGCGTGCTGGCCGTCGTGCTTGGGCTGCGCCGGAGGCGGACGTGA
- a CDS encoding CotH kinase family protein, with product MEGFGRVPYGYLRWVTGLALVLFLSTMTAGCMGSGSSDAADVPLLPVVPLDLTLAPEDLAELYARDPTSNDRLPAVARFGDDSPPADVNMRFRGSSTRFLPKKSFNIRFDGEQDLLFGSERMNANAMYTDPSMMREHLTWGMFAQLERPASRTRYLDLSINGVYEGLYLHIERVDQDLLRNAGLNPSGTLVRDQFRDLRGVDPRVDATSAFGFPWSTIPESERASLLADAFNSRGSPSWSDLEQLLLWVEQAAPGPAFAAAFRERFDTDVFIDWLAIHFLIGDIDSFGDDYWLYLDHEREDARWVVIPWDHDLSFGSHTRADYGIANDFFAYEYPLADTWGNRLVQLFLNTPELRETLDARMRDLMRNAFTESWFERQIEAAWAEIGPSVLRAPGAPGPSPAFEVHPQNHHSVQGVPELHLELLRDFVALRYAFIERKISPPIDGERYQASRQILGTVRAGEPLVFTDRAGFTIARLDPVDTIEAWGKIDVEVRPDPAQDGVDRAWTLRSTVPEFEAQLTLYYRNELPPNLENWYTGGFVPLGRQWELVMARRYGASVEPIPGSRVNPFSNKVSAAITVQPELAQEFAVVLSQD from the coding sequence ATGGAAGGTTTCGGCCGCGTACCGTATGGATATCTGCGCTGGGTGACCGGGCTCGCGCTGGTACTTTTCCTCAGCACGATGACCGCCGGTTGCATGGGCTCCGGCTCCAGCGACGCAGCGGACGTACCGCTGCTGCCCGTGGTGCCTCTCGATCTGACCCTCGCACCCGAAGACCTCGCCGAACTCTACGCGCGCGACCCGACGTCGAACGACCGGCTGCCGGCGGTGGCTCGTTTCGGCGACGACAGCCCGCCTGCGGACGTCAACATGCGCTTTCGCGGCAGCTCGACCCGCTTTCTGCCCAAGAAATCGTTCAACATCCGCTTCGATGGCGAGCAGGATCTGCTGTTCGGCAGCGAACGCATGAACGCGAACGCGATGTACACCGATCCGTCGATGATGCGCGAACATCTCACCTGGGGCATGTTCGCCCAGCTGGAACGCCCCGCGTCGCGCACGCGATACCTCGACCTCTCGATCAACGGAGTGTACGAAGGGCTGTACCTGCATATTGAACGGGTCGACCAGGATCTGCTGCGAAACGCCGGCCTGAACCCCTCCGGCACGCTGGTCCGGGACCAGTTCCGCGACCTGCGCGGGGTCGATCCGCGCGTCGATGCCACCTCCGCGTTCGGATTCCCATGGTCCACGATTCCCGAGAGCGAGCGTGCGAGCCTGCTCGCCGACGCGTTCAACAGCCGCGGATCCCCGAGCTGGAGCGACCTCGAACAACTCCTGCTCTGGGTCGAGCAGGCGGCCCCTGGCCCGGCGTTCGCCGCGGCGTTCCGGGAACGGTTCGACACCGACGTCTTCATCGACTGGCTCGCGATCCATTTCCTGATCGGCGACATCGACTCCTTCGGCGACGACTACTGGCTGTACCTCGACCACGAGCGCGAAGATGCCCGATGGGTGGTGATTCCCTGGGATCACGATCTCTCCTTCGGCTCGCATACCCGCGCCGACTACGGCATCGCCAACGACTTCTTTGCCTACGAGTATCCGCTGGCCGACACCTGGGGCAACCGGCTGGTGCAATTGTTCCTGAACACGCCCGAGCTGCGGGAAACGCTCGACGCACGCATGCGCGACCTGATGCGCAACGCGTTTACCGAGTCGTGGTTCGAGCGGCAGATCGAAGCAGCGTGGGCCGAAATCGGTCCCAGCGTGCTGCGCGCGCCGGGTGCCCCCGGGCCCTCGCCGGCGTTCGAGGTCCACCCGCAGAACCACCACAGCGTTCAGGGCGTCCCCGAGCTGCATCTGGAACTCCTGCGCGATTTCGTTGCACTGCGCTACGCGTTCATCGAACGCAAGATCTCGCCGCCAATCGATGGCGAACGCTACCAGGCCTCGCGCCAAATCCTGGGTACCGTCCGCGCCGGCGAGCCGCTGGTGTTCACCGACCGCGCCGGCTTCACCATTGCCCGCCTCGATCCCGTCGACACGATCGAAGCCTGGGGGAAGATCGACGTCGAGGTTCGCCCCGACCCGGCTCAAGACGGCGTCGACCGGGCATGGACCTTGCGCAGCACGGTGCCCGAGTTCGAAGCGCAGCTGACCCTCTACTACCGGAACGAACTGCCTCCCAATCTCGAGAACTGGTACACAGGGGGGTTCGTGCCGCTCGGGCGCCAATGGGAACTGGTGATGGCCCGGCGCTACGGCGCCAGCGTCGAGCCGATTCCCGGCTCGCGCGTCAACCCGTTCAGCAACAAGGTCTCGGCTGCGATTACCGTGCAGCCCGAGCTCGCGCAGGAGTTCGCGGTGGTGCTTTCACAGGACTAA
- a CDS encoding polysaccharide biosynthesis protein, producing MLNRWAAFLHDLLWVPLALLLAFLVRFDLQFLDSGSHLAAFVLLLALSLPVQAVTFTYFGLYRGIWRFASVPDMMRILRAVWVGAAVTMLLLAVSGRAGSLPVAVLAAYPLFLTIGLTAPRLTYRWFKDHYRPSGNRRRALVIGAGWSGDLLVRELIKTRAYLPVGFLDDDSRKLGRDLHGVPVLGPISELDARLRELDLHIVLIAMPGAGAALMRRIVDVAAHYGVPCVTLPSLEKLADGRVEVSRLREVELEDLLGREVITLDDAGLHAFLEGKRVLVTGAGGSIGSELCRQVARYAPQCLIMLEHAEYGLYAVERDMQRLDGGVAYAALLGDVTDPVRMRQVFDAHRPQVVLHAAAYKHVPLVEHNAVEGVKVNVFGTKLVADLAAAYGCEKFLLVSTDKAVGPTNVMGASKRIAELYCQSVAEAGGAAFIVTRFGNVMGSTGSVVPLFRRQIAEGGPVTVTHPEITRYFMTIPEAVSLILQAAAMGSGGEVFVLDMGKPIRIRDLAEEMIRLSGHEPGRDIELRFIGLRPGEKLHEDLFHEHENPIGTGHPKILQAQARRVSRGWVAPRLQALEQACSRFDEAALQNVLRELVPEYQAAAPLPAASVPPPAASVPPAAVPKLAVVPGIHPGGA from the coding sequence GTGTTGAACCGATGGGCGGCGTTTCTGCACGACCTGCTGTGGGTGCCCCTGGCGTTGTTGCTGGCATTCCTGGTCCGCTTCGATCTCCAGTTTCTGGACAGCGGCAGCCACCTGGCGGCGTTCGTTCTGCTGCTGGCGCTGAGCCTGCCGGTGCAGGCGGTCACGTTTACCTATTTCGGCCTCTATCGCGGCATCTGGCGCTTCGCGTCGGTGCCGGACATGATGCGGATTCTGCGTGCGGTCTGGGTCGGGGCCGCGGTCACGATGCTGCTGCTGGCCGTCTCCGGGCGGGCGGGCAGCCTGCCGGTGGCGGTGCTGGCCGCGTATCCGCTGTTTCTGACGATCGGGCTGACGGCGCCGCGGCTCACGTATCGGTGGTTCAAGGATCATTACCGGCCGTCCGGGAACCGGCGCCGCGCGCTGGTGATCGGCGCGGGTTGGTCCGGCGACCTGCTGGTGCGAGAACTGATCAAGACCCGCGCGTATCTTCCGGTCGGGTTCTTGGACGACGATTCGCGCAAGCTGGGACGCGACCTTCATGGTGTGCCCGTGCTCGGGCCGATCTCCGAGCTCGACGCGCGGCTGCGCGAGCTGGACCTGCATATCGTGCTGATCGCGATGCCGGGGGCTGGCGCAGCGCTGATGCGCAGGATCGTCGATGTGGCGGCTCACTACGGTGTACCGTGCGTGACTTTGCCGTCGCTGGAGAAACTCGCGGATGGGCGTGTGGAGGTATCCCGGCTGCGCGAAGTGGAGCTCGAGGATCTGCTCGGTCGTGAGGTGATCACGCTCGACGACGCGGGCCTGCACGCGTTTCTCGAGGGCAAGCGGGTGCTGGTGACCGGCGCGGGGGGCTCCATCGGTTCGGAGCTGTGCCGGCAGGTGGCGCGTTACGCGCCACAGTGCCTGATTATGCTGGAACACGCCGAGTACGGACTGTACGCGGTTGAGCGGGACATGCAACGCCTGGATGGGGGCGTTGCGTACGCGGCGCTGCTGGGGGATGTGACTGACCCGGTGCGCATGCGCCAGGTGTTCGACGCGCATCGGCCGCAGGTGGTGCTGCATGCCGCTGCGTACAAGCATGTGCCACTGGTCGAACACAACGCGGTCGAGGGCGTCAAGGTGAATGTGTTCGGCACGAAGCTGGTGGCCGATCTCGCCGCAGCCTATGGCTGCGAGAAGTTCCTGCTAGTATCCACCGACAAGGCGGTGGGGCCGACGAACGTGATGGGGGCGAGCAAGCGTATCGCCGAGCTGTATTGCCAGAGCGTGGCCGAAGCGGGAGGCGCGGCGTTCATCGTCACGCGGTTCGGCAATGTGATGGGGTCGACCGGTTCGGTGGTCCCGCTGTTTCGACGACAGATCGCCGAAGGCGGCCCGGTTACGGTCACGCATCCCGAGATCACCCGCTATTTCATGACGATTCCGGAGGCGGTGAGCCTGATTCTGCAGGCGGCAGCGATGGGGTCGGGCGGCGAGGTGTTCGTGCTGGATATGGGCAAGCCGATCCGGATCCGCGATCTGGCCGAGGAAATGATCCGCCTTTCCGGACACGAGCCCGGACGGGATATCGAGCTGCGCTTCATCGGCCTGCGCCCGGGCGAAAAGCTGCACGAAGATCTGTTCCACGAACACGAGAACCCGATCGGCACCGGCCACCCCAAGATCCTTCAGGCCCAGGCGCGGCGTGTGAGCAGGGGTTGGGTCGCGCCGCGGCTGCAGGCACTGGAACAGGCCTGCAGCCGGTTCGACGAGGCGGCACTGCAGAACGTGCTGCGCGAGCTGGTGCCCGAGTACCAGGCGGCGGCACCGCTCCCGGCGGCAAGCGTGCCGCCCCCGGCAGCAAGCGTTCCGCCGGCGGCGGTGCCGAAACTGGCCGTGGTTCCCGGTATACACCCGGGCGGCGCCTGA